In Anopheles arabiensis isolate DONGOLA chromosome 2, AaraD3, whole genome shotgun sequence, the genomic window TCTCCGGTTTGAATTACAGTGAACGACAAAACAATTGGAAACTAGTAATTTGATCTTCACGCTGCCAGGCACACTAAAAAACCGACGTAACTTATTTTTACAGATAAATAAAGCTTgttaatgttaaaaaaacgTCGTAAAAACCGCGACATGTTAACCATTTATTTGAAGATAATTATTGGAAAACTCCAATAAAATTTGTATAAAGTTGTTCGTTTTGCACTGCGGAAACAAACTAACAGCAGTTAGGTTTTCGCTGCGCCGTCGGATGGATAAGAATCCTAGTTTAgcacaaaatttgttttttttttttcatctaaaAAACTGGCTCTTCTCTTCGGGTAAATGTGCATACTACTACTCTAGGACACCCAGAGCTGTGTGATGAACAGTGCTAGATAtttaacgatattttttttattctgctgTTTGCCTTTGCCATCTACGCGGTCATGTCACCTTATAcagactttcgagacttattgagtaccacgcagccagaTAGTAACTCCTTACTACAGAGGAGAGGTCCATACGAGggtgaacccacgacgggcgtGTTGTAGAGGCGTTTGAGTACCCCGGGACCGcgatgtgtatttttttccgttaaaaaaaaatttcaagtgcataattattttatttatctcaCTTTCACGTCACACGTCATCATTCGAAAGGGAAGTTTGCATTGAACCACTGTCAAGAGAATTTGAAACCATTACCATTGCATTGACTGTCTGGAGGTTAATATTCTGAATTCGCAAATCAATATATTCAAAAACTTTGTATGAGATTTTTGTTATAAACTGAACAAGGTAGTTTTGATAAAATTGTAGGATAACATCATGTGCATCATACGATATTATCggaagtagttttttttgatttttttatgactgGATGTTTTTCTCGTTAAGGGTATATGAATGCGTGATTTGGCATGtttcaacttgttttttaaatactcTACTATATAACGCAGAGTAGGTGTTTCGCTCTCACTTTCACCAACTAATTGAAATAGGCGAATAATGTTTTCATATTTACATAACTGTACCTTCGGTGCTCCGGTCCTACTAATTCCTGTCCAAGTCatacgagcaaaaaaaatcttttacaAAACAGCAAATCAATTGCATCGTGTAGTAAATTTTCAACATCGGTACGATTGGATTCACGTTTTAAGTATTCTACAACATGCGCCCTATACGTCGGATTTGTGCCAACGATTTCATCTAGCTGTTGCAACTCCTCCTCAGTGTTCAATGGCCTTAACATAAATACCGTCTTGTGAAGACTTTTCTGAGTCGCGGGTTGAGATGTAGACTTTAATCTTGCAACCAATTTATCTATATGTTCGTTTTGCTCTGCTGAATTTTGTATAATAACATCTAATTTAGATGTTATGATCCCTTGTAAGTATCGATTTTCCTGCACCAATTCCCTTATTCTGGCTTTATACATTTGCAACTGTGTCGCTTGGTTAGACACTACATCGTATTGCGATTGCCGACGTTTGTTATTGACTGAAGAGGTGAAGAATTAAAGcaattagttaaaaaaaaaaacaatttcttgtACTTCATGAACCAAATTTCTTACCACCGTCAAGCTCCATTTTGAAATCTTCATTATCCGCATATTGTTTGACTGAAAAAAATCAGACATAATAACACTCAACGcacataaaataatcaaattacaCATGTTATGTCACTTACTACGGTTTTGCGATTCACTGACAATATGTCTTCCAATATTTTCCGTGGATGACGAGATAATGCGTGAATTTGAAGCTGAACACAAGAAATAAGAATAATCCCAAGACGATGTTGTaacaatttttgaattattttcctCACATAGTTTTACGTACCGCGTGGTGTTTGTTCTAACGTTTTTAACGTCTTGACAGGATTGTTGATGTTCAAGGCAGTTTGTCTTTGATAATACATTTCTGTGACAGTTTCGCTctgtaataaacaaaataaaaacttttacaacaaattttaattattcttatCATATACATGACAATCAtacaaatgttatttttcGTTAACGTTTCATACTAAACTTCCATGTGCTTTACTTTTGGTTCCAAGTAAACAGAATTGATGTGCAActcaaataaaaaggaaacaaacctTATTGTTTATAACTTGATT contains:
- the LOC120897161 gene encoding uncharacterized protein LOC120897161 — translated: MKKSQPKLLAVAGTGAARFIQVLTEQVDPLGDNTQDGWKEPTEAVSVRCGKDEMEFGPTRTELENVLANAIKIESSDFNEENISLDGLMSPKRKYSENEESEDDSSITSKSQDFSETVTEMYYQRQTALNINNPVKTLKTLEQTPRASNSRIISSSTENIGRHIVSESQNRIKQYADNEDFKMELDGVNNKRRQSQYDVVSNQATQLQMYKARIRELVQENRYLQGIITSKLDVIIQNSAEQNEHIDKLVARLKSTSQPATQKSLHKTVFMLRPLNTEEELQQLDEIVGTNPTYRAHVVEYLKRESNRTDVENLLHDAIDLLFCKRFFLLV